The Streptomyces tendae genome has a window encoding:
- the chvE gene encoding multiple monosaccharide ABC transporter substrate-binding protein → MRNRRAAFAATATAVSLALALTACGQNSDGGSEDKKGSSEGATIGIAMPTKSSERWIADGNNVVKNLEDKGYKTKLVFGEDEPDQQVSQIENMITQGVDALIVAAIDNKSLNNVLQQAADADIPVISYDRLILGTENVDYYASFDNEKVGELQGTYIAQQLGLADGSKKGPFNIELFAGSNDDNNTRYFFQGAMNVLQPYIDKKQLVVRSGQTELTQVTTLRWDGATAQRRMDDILTKSYKSAKVDAVLSPYDGISIGILSALKSDGYGTASKPLPVITGQDAEVASVKSIIAGDQSMTVYKDLRQLAKVASDMVDALLNDKKPEVNDTKTYDNGSKVVPAYLLEPVAVNKDNYKKALVDSGYYKESDLK, encoded by the coding sequence ATGCGCAACCGCAGAGCCGCATTCGCCGCGACGGCCACCGCCGTCTCCCTCGCCCTCGCCCTGACCGCCTGCGGCCAGAACAGCGACGGCGGCAGTGAGGACAAGAAGGGGAGCTCCGAGGGAGCGACCATCGGCATCGCGATGCCGACCAAGTCCTCCGAGCGGTGGATCGCCGACGGCAACAACGTCGTCAAGAACCTGGAGGACAAGGGCTACAAGACCAAGCTGGTGTTCGGCGAGGACGAGCCGGACCAGCAGGTCTCCCAGATCGAGAACATGATCACGCAGGGCGTGGACGCCCTGATCGTGGCGGCCATCGACAACAAGTCGCTGAACAACGTCCTCCAGCAGGCCGCCGACGCCGACATCCCGGTCATCTCCTACGACCGCCTGATCCTCGGCACCGAGAACGTCGACTACTACGCCTCCTTCGACAACGAGAAGGTCGGCGAGCTGCAGGGCACCTACATCGCCCAGCAGCTCGGCCTGGCGGACGGCAGCAAGAAGGGGCCGTTCAACATCGAGCTGTTCGCCGGCTCCAACGACGACAACAACACCCGCTACTTCTTCCAGGGCGCGATGAACGTCCTGCAGCCGTACATCGACAAGAAGCAGCTCGTCGTCCGGTCCGGCCAGACGGAGCTGACCCAGGTCACCACGCTGCGCTGGGACGGTGCCACCGCCCAGCGGCGCATGGACGACATCCTCACCAAGTCGTACAAGAGCGCCAAGGTCGACGCGGTGCTCTCGCCGTACGACGGCATCTCCATCGGCATCCTGTCGGCGCTGAAGTCGGACGGCTACGGCACCGCGAGCAAGCCGCTGCCGGTCATCACCGGCCAGGACGCCGAGGTCGCCTCGGTGAAGTCGATCATCGCCGGCGACCAGTCGATGACCGTCTACAAGGACCTCCGCCAGCTCGCGAAGGTGGCGTCCGACATGGTGGACGCCCTGCTCAACGACAAGAAGCCCGAGGTCAACGACACCAAGACGTACGACAACGGCTCGAAGGTGGTGCCGGCCTACCTGCTGGAGCCGGTCGCCGTGAACAAGGACAACTACAAGAAGGCCCTCGTCGACTCCGGCTACTACAAGGAAAGCGACCTCAAGTAA
- the mmsA gene encoding multiple monosaccharide ABC transporter ATP-binding protein, whose amino-acid sequence MAGPVLEMRSIVKTFPGVKALSDVNLTVRQGEVHAVCGENGAGKSTLMKVLSGLHPHGSYEGEILFDGEVCRFKDIRASEQRGIVIIHQELALVPFLSLAENIFLGNEHAPRGFIDWNETLRHATEVLRRVGLDDHPETRVADIGVGKQQLVEIAKALSKKVRLLILDEPTAALNDEDSGKLLDLILELKKQGITSIIISHKLNEIRRVADSVTILRDGRTIETLDVKAPETTEDRIISGMVGRDLENRFPERTPHQPEEGTAPALEIRNWTVHHPIDQHRKVVDDVSLHVRRGEIVGIAGLMGAGRTELAMSVFGRSYGRYAGGTVVKDGEEIRTRNVPEAVGHGIAYVTEDRKHFGLNLIDTINRNISLSALGKVSRAGVVDEHEERKVAESFRTSMNIKAPTVFEPVNKLSGGNQQKVVLSKWIFTGPDVLILDEPTRGIDVGAKYEIYTVIDRLAAEGKAVVFISSELPELLGMCDRIYTMAAGRLTGEFSRSEASQESLMRQMTKDKEVTR is encoded by the coding sequence ATGGCGGGACCCGTCCTGGAAATGCGCTCGATCGTCAAGACCTTTCCCGGCGTCAAAGCGCTGTCGGACGTCAACCTGACCGTCCGGCAGGGCGAGGTCCACGCCGTCTGCGGGGAGAACGGCGCCGGCAAGTCCACCCTGATGAAGGTGCTCTCGGGCCTGCATCCGCACGGCAGTTACGAGGGGGAGATCCTTTTCGACGGAGAGGTCTGCCGCTTCAAGGACATCCGGGCGAGCGAGCAGCGCGGCATCGTCATCATCCACCAGGAACTGGCGCTGGTGCCGTTCCTCTCCCTCGCGGAGAACATCTTCCTCGGCAACGAACACGCCCCCCGCGGGTTCATCGACTGGAACGAGACGCTCCGGCACGCCACCGAGGTGCTGCGCCGGGTGGGGCTCGACGACCACCCGGAAACCCGGGTCGCCGACATCGGCGTCGGCAAGCAGCAGCTCGTGGAGATCGCCAAGGCGCTGTCGAAGAAGGTGCGGCTGCTGATCCTCGACGAGCCGACGGCGGCGCTGAACGACGAGGACAGCGGCAAGCTCCTGGACCTGATCCTGGAGCTGAAGAAGCAGGGCATCACCTCGATCATCATCTCGCACAAGCTCAACGAGATCCGCCGGGTCGCCGACTCGGTGACCATCCTGCGCGACGGGCGGACCATCGAGACGCTCGACGTGAAGGCCCCGGAGACCACCGAGGACCGGATCATCAGCGGCATGGTCGGCCGGGACCTGGAGAACCGCTTCCCGGAACGCACCCCGCACCAGCCGGAGGAGGGCACGGCGCCCGCCCTGGAGATCCGCAACTGGACCGTGCACCACCCCATCGACCAGCACCGCAAGGTGGTCGACGACGTGTCGCTGCACGTGCGGCGCGGGGAGATCGTCGGCATCGCCGGGCTGATGGGCGCGGGCCGCACGGAACTGGCGATGAGCGTCTTCGGACGCAGCTACGGCCGGTACGCCGGCGGCACGGTGGTCAAGGACGGCGAGGAGATCCGCACCCGGAACGTCCCCGAGGCGGTCGGGCACGGCATCGCCTATGTCACCGAGGACCGCAAGCACTTCGGGCTCAACCTCATCGACACCATCAACCGGAACATCTCGCTGAGCGCGCTCGGCAAGGTGTCGAGGGCCGGTGTGGTCGACGAGCACGAGGAGCGGAAGGTCGCCGAGTCCTTCCGCACGTCCATGAACATCAAGGCGCCGACCGTGTTCGAGCCGGTGAACAAGCTGTCGGGCGGCAACCAGCAGAAGGTCGTCCTCAGCAAGTGGATCTTCACGGGCCCCGACGTGCTGATCCTGGACGAGCCCACCCGCGGCATCGACGTGGGCGCCAAGTACGAGATCTACACGGTCATCGACCGGCTGGCCGCCGAGGGCAAGGCGGTCGTCTTCATCTCCTCCGAGCTGCCGGAACTGCTCGGCATGTGCGACCGCATCTACACCATGGCCGCCGGACGGCTGACCGGGGAGTTCTCACGGTCCGAGGCCTCGCAGGAATCGCTGATGCGCCAGATGACGAAGGACAAAGAGGTAACGCGATGA
- the mmsB gene encoding multiple monosaccharide ABC transporter permease: protein MSTDVTAKTPAPAPSGKGGGAPGGGLWGLVLDGMRRNMRQYGMLIALGLIVTLFAVWTDGDLLLPRNVSNLVLQNSHILILAIGMMLVIIAGHIDLSVGSLTAFVGALAAVLMVKNDMPWPLAVALCLVIGAVSGAVQGFLIAYGGIPSFIVTLAGMLIFRGLTEIYLEGQTLGPFPEGEQKIGMGFLPEVGPETNYHNLTLLLGLVLIAAVVLQEVRDRRRQQSFSLDVLPRNLFLLKLVAVTAAILTVTLLLASYKGTPVVLLILGVLVVGYSYVMRNAVFGRHIYAIGGNLPAAKLSGVKDKKVTFYVFLNMGMLAALAGLVVAARLNAASPKAGLNFELEAIASAFIGGASMSGGVGTVLGAIIGGLVLGVLNNGMNLLSVGTDWQQVIKGLALLAAVGFDVWNKRKVGS, encoded by the coding sequence ATGAGCACGGATGTGACCGCCAAGACGCCGGCCCCGGCGCCGTCCGGCAAGGGCGGCGGGGCCCCGGGCGGCGGACTGTGGGGACTGGTCCTGGACGGCATGCGCCGCAACATGCGGCAGTACGGCATGCTGATCGCCCTCGGCCTGATCGTGACGCTGTTCGCGGTGTGGACCGACGGCGACCTGCTGCTGCCCCGCAACGTCTCCAACCTGGTGCTGCAGAACAGCCACATCCTGATCCTGGCGATCGGCATGATGCTGGTCATCATCGCCGGCCACATCGACCTGTCGGTGGGATCGCTGACCGCGTTCGTCGGCGCCCTGGCCGCCGTACTCATGGTCAAGAACGACATGCCATGGCCCTTGGCCGTGGCGCTGTGCCTGGTCATCGGCGCGGTCTCCGGGGCCGTGCAGGGGTTCCTCATCGCGTACGGCGGCATACCGTCGTTCATCGTCACCCTCGCGGGCATGCTGATCTTCCGCGGTCTGACGGAGATCTACCTGGAGGGCCAGACCCTCGGCCCGTTCCCCGAGGGCGAGCAGAAGATCGGCATGGGTTTCCTGCCGGAGGTCGGCCCGGAGACCAACTACCACAACCTCACGCTGCTGCTCGGCCTGGTGCTGATCGCGGCCGTGGTCCTCCAGGAGGTCCGGGACCGCAGGCGGCAGCAGTCGTTCTCGCTGGACGTGCTGCCGAGGAACCTGTTCCTGCTGAAGCTGGTCGCGGTCACCGCCGCGATCCTCACCGTCACCCTGCTGCTCGCCAGCTACAAGGGCACCCCGGTCGTGCTGCTGATCCTGGGCGTGCTGGTGGTCGGCTACAGCTACGTGATGCGCAACGCCGTGTTCGGCCGTCACATCTACGCCATCGGCGGCAACCTGCCGGCGGCCAAGCTGTCCGGCGTGAAGGACAAGAAGGTCACCTTCTACGTCTTCCTGAACATGGGCATGCTCGCGGCCCTGGCCGGTCTGGTGGTCGCCGCCCGGCTGAACGCGGCCTCGCCGAAGGCGGGCCTCAACTTCGAGCTCGAGGCGATCGCCTCGGCGTTCATCGGCGGGGCCTCCATGAGCGGCGGTGTCGGCACCGTCCTCGGCGCCATCATCGGCGGTCTCGTCCTCGGCGTGCTGAACAACGGCATGAACCTCCTCAGCGTCGGCACCGACTGGCAGCAGGTCATCAAGGGCCTCGCCCTGCTGGCCGCGGTCGGCTTCGACGTGTGGAACAAGCGCAAGGTCGGTTCGTAA
- a CDS encoding aldose epimerase family protein: MELNRRTVIAGAAAAGVAATTALGGGTAYASSGGRAKPVREPFGRLADGTRVDRWTLENGGTRLKVLSYGGIVQSLEIPDRRGRRANVSLGFAALEDYVASSPYFGALIGRYGNRIGKGTFTLDGKRYQLSVNDGENSLHGGAQGFDKRVWDVEPFTRGSDVGLYLYYTSVDGEMGYPGTLRTKVTYTLTRDGDWRVDYEAVTDRPTVVNLTSHVYWNLAGEGSGSVLDHELSVAAARYTPIDAGLIPTGELAKVAGTPFDFRRAKPVGRDIRTAHQQLLYGQGFDHNWVLDKGITTRPEHVATLRDPSSGRTLRIATNEPGLQFYSGNFLDGTLVGSGGRVYRQGDGLCLETQHFPDSPNRPSFPSTVLRPGRTYRTTTVHSFGV; this comes from the coding sequence ATGGAACTGAACAGACGCACGGTCATCGCGGGAGCCGCCGCGGCAGGCGTGGCCGCCACCACCGCCCTGGGCGGCGGCACGGCGTACGCCTCGTCCGGGGGACGGGCCAAGCCGGTCCGGGAACCGTTCGGCAGGCTCGCCGACGGCACCCGGGTGGACCGCTGGACGCTGGAGAACGGCGGAACCCGGCTGAAGGTCCTCTCCTACGGCGGCATCGTCCAGTCGCTGGAGATCCCCGACCGGCGCGGCCGGCGCGCCAACGTCTCCCTCGGCTTCGCCGCCCTGGAGGACTACGTCGCCTCCAGCCCGTACTTCGGCGCGCTGATCGGCCGCTACGGCAACCGCATCGGCAAGGGCACCTTCACGCTCGACGGCAAGCGGTACCAGCTCTCCGTCAACGACGGCGAGAACAGCCTGCACGGCGGGGCGCAGGGCTTCGACAAGCGGGTGTGGGACGTCGAGCCGTTCACCCGGGGCTCCGACGTCGGCCTGTACCTGTACTACACCTCCGTCGACGGCGAGATGGGCTACCCGGGCACCCTGCGCACCAAGGTGACGTACACCCTCACCCGGGACGGCGACTGGCGTGTCGACTACGAGGCGGTCACCGACCGGCCCACGGTCGTCAACCTCACCAGCCACGTGTACTGGAACCTGGCCGGCGAGGGCAGCGGCAGCGTCCTGGACCACGAGCTGTCCGTGGCCGCCGCCCGCTACACGCCGATCGACGCGGGGCTGATCCCCACCGGCGAGCTGGCGAAGGTCGCGGGCACCCCGTTCGACTTCCGGCGGGCCAAGCCGGTCGGACGGGACATCCGCACCGCCCACCAGCAGCTGCTGTACGGGCAGGGTTTCGACCACAACTGGGTGCTGGACAAGGGCATCACCACCCGGCCGGAGCACGTGGCGACCCTGCGTGACCCGTCCTCCGGCCGCACCCTGCGCATCGCGACGAACGAACCGGGCCTGCAGTTCTACTCCGGCAACTTCCTCGACGGCACCCTGGTCGGCAGCGGCGGCCGGGTGTACCGGCAGGGCGACGGGCTGTGCCTGGAGACCCAGCACTTCCCGGACTCGCCCAACCGTCCCTCGTTCCCCTCGACCGTGCTGCGGCCGGGCCGGACGTACCGGACGACGACGGTGCACTCCTTCGGGGTCTGA
- a CDS encoding pyridoxal phosphate-dependent aminotransferase — MADNVTSLFRSTAAHSPSMAALTRESDGAGPVDFCIPCNPYFPTPAMFEELAARLRDIITYYPSSADTITAELCSLLRLPPQCVAMGNGSTELITWIDHLLVRESLAVPVPTFGRWTDQPMETGKRVDMFPLQESSGFALDLAQYAEFIRARGTRVAVVCNPNNPDGGFLHKHAVVQFMDAMADLDLVVIDESFLEFADAENEPSVVHEAMLRPNVIVLRSLGKNFGLHGIRFGYLVANPALAGRVRSMLPKWNLNSFAEYVVFMLKEHGAEYAQSLHQVRRDRMDMSGQLSSLPGLTVYPSQGNFLFVRLPVGAEGTVVRDRLLTEHRILVRECGNKIGSSSRFLRLVVRPQVDVRRLVSGLEQVLYGTSRRGAAVPEQATGTGYSSGTAAVDRLVSETNGAGTRGLAQAAGAGMPLPAAASAPAVGAGGGMPVPAAAGLPQPEARPVVREAPRPQPVPQPAPQPVPQSVPQPVPQQLPPPVPFPEPAGQPAPAAPPLAPAAAAFPTPAPLSAPMPAVASPTPTPAPVPMQAPAPMQAPLPPSGPTPPGVPARGGLTAAQVRGTDGLSMAPATGWPGAQSWPEAAGMGQAG; from the coding sequence TTGGCCGACAACGTCACCTCGTTGTTCCGCAGCACCGCGGCGCACAGCCCGTCGATGGCGGCGCTGACGAGGGAGAGCGACGGGGCCGGCCCGGTGGACTTCTGCATTCCCTGCAACCCGTACTTCCCGACCCCCGCCATGTTCGAGGAGCTGGCGGCCCGGCTGCGCGACATCATCACGTACTACCCGAGCAGCGCCGACACCATCACCGCCGAGCTGTGCAGCCTGCTCCGGCTTCCCCCGCAGTGCGTGGCGATGGGCAACGGCTCGACGGAACTCATCACCTGGATCGACCACCTGCTGGTGCGCGAGTCGCTCGCCGTGCCGGTGCCGACCTTCGGCCGCTGGACCGACCAGCCCATGGAGACCGGCAAGCGGGTCGACATGTTCCCGCTCCAGGAGTCCAGCGGCTTCGCCCTGGACCTCGCGCAGTACGCCGAGTTCATCCGCGCGCGCGGCACCCGGGTCGCGGTCGTCTGCAACCCGAACAACCCCGACGGCGGCTTCCTCCACAAGCACGCGGTCGTGCAGTTCATGGACGCCATGGCCGACCTGGACCTGGTGGTGATCGACGAGTCGTTCCTGGAGTTCGCCGACGCGGAGAACGAGCCGAGCGTGGTGCATGAGGCGATGCTCCGCCCCAATGTCATCGTGCTGCGCAGCCTCGGCAAGAACTTCGGCCTGCACGGCATCCGCTTCGGCTACCTGGTGGCCAACCCGGCGCTGGCCGGGCGGGTGCGCTCCATGCTGCCCAAGTGGAACCTCAACTCCTTCGCCGAGTACGTGGTGTTCATGCTGAAGGAGCACGGCGCCGAGTACGCGCAGAGCCTGCACCAGGTCCGCCGCGACCGGATGGACATGTCCGGCCAGCTCTCCTCGCTGCCCGGCCTGACGGTCTATCCCTCCCAGGGCAACTTCCTCTTCGTGCGCCTGCCGGTCGGTGCCGAGGGCACCGTGGTCCGCGACCGGCTGCTCACCGAGCACCGGATCCTGGTGCGCGAGTGCGGCAACAAGATCGGCTCGTCCAGCCGCTTCCTGCGTCTCGTGGTGCGTCCCCAGGTGGACGTGCGTCGCCTGGTGTCCGGCCTGGAACAGGTGCTCTACGGGACGTCCAGGAGGGGAGCCGCCGTGCCCGAGCAGGCCACAGGGACCGGCTACAGCTCGGGCACGGCGGCGGTGGACCGCCTGGTGAGCGAGACCAACGGGGCCGGGACGCGCGGCCTCGCCCAGGCCGCCGGTGCCGGCATGCCGCTCCCCGCCGCCGCGTCCGCCCCGGCGGTGGGCGCGGGCGGCGGGATGCCGGTGCCGGCCGCGGCCGGGCTGCCCCAGCCGGAGGCCCGGCCGGTCGTTAGGGAAGCGCCCCGGCCGCAGCCCGTACCGCAACCGGCGCCGCAGCCCGTGCCCCAATCCGTGCCGCAGCCCGTGCCGCAGCAGCTTCCGCCGCCGGTGCCGTTCCCGGAGCCGGCCGGGCAGCCCGCGCCCGCCGCCCCGCCCCTGGCACCCGCCGCGGCCGCCTTCCCCACGCCCGCGCCCCTGTCCGCCCCGATGCCCGCGGTCGCCTCCCCCACGCCCACGCCCGCGCCCGTCCCGATGCAGGCGCCGGCTCCGATGCAGGCGCCGCTGCCGCCCAGCGGGCCCACGCCGCCCGGGGTGCCCGCCCGCGGCGGTCTGACGGCCGCACAGGTCCGCGGGACCGACGGGCTGTCCATGGCCCCGGCCACGGGCTGGCCGGGGGCCCAGAGCTGGCCGGAGGCGGCGGGTATGGGGCAGGCGGGCTGA
- a CDS encoding lytic murein transglycosylase, with amino-acid sequence MSVRRSRRRYSGRARRGLRTTVLAVAAMTALTASQAPGLVRDAAKARAEPAGDGGAPPAVGDPYAVLAPPGDGSYHTELPPLRTAKATTTASPVLGREVRAQSGIPATVLRAYRAAETSVARTDPGCRLPWELLAAIGKVESGQARGGAVDENGTTLGRITGPALDGRGFALIRDTDGGAHDGDTVYDRAVGPMQFLPSTWARWGTDGNGDGRADPNNIFDAALAAGHYLCAGDRDLGRPADLDRAVLSYNHSRSYLSLVRYWLAFYRHGVHAVPDGKGVVPRSPGAGGGTPATKPVDGGSGGGGVVIGPQPSPPGGTGPSPRPSPSSPASPDPSVPTSPTPGPSTSPSDTPTEPPTSQEPTDPPGESPTGTPGPSPDPTTPDPCSPESAPPDPSPAPQDPDAPCPTPTATSSGR; translated from the coding sequence ATGTCCGTACGCCGATCCCGACGCCGGTACTCCGGCCGGGCGCGCAGGGGACTGCGCACGACCGTGCTCGCCGTCGCCGCCATGACGGCCCTGACCGCCTCCCAGGCGCCCGGTCTCGTCCGGGACGCCGCGAAGGCCCGGGCCGAACCGGCGGGCGACGGCGGAGCGCCGCCGGCCGTGGGCGACCCGTACGCCGTACTCGCTCCGCCGGGTGACGGTTCGTACCACACCGAACTGCCGCCGCTGCGCACCGCGAAGGCCACCACCACCGCCTCGCCCGTGCTCGGGCGGGAGGTCCGCGCCCAGTCGGGCATCCCGGCCACCGTGCTGCGCGCCTACCGTGCCGCCGAGACCTCGGTCGCCAGGACGGACCCCGGCTGCCGGCTGCCCTGGGAACTGCTGGCCGCCATCGGCAAGGTCGAGTCCGGCCAGGCGCGCGGCGGCGCGGTCGACGAGAACGGCACGACCCTCGGCCGGATCACCGGGCCGGCCCTCGACGGACGCGGTTTCGCGCTGATCCGGGACACGGACGGGGGCGCCCACGACGGCGACACGGTCTACGACCGGGCCGTGGGCCCGATGCAGTTCCTGCCGTCCACCTGGGCCCGCTGGGGCACGGACGGCAACGGTGACGGCCGCGCCGACCCGAACAACATCTTCGACGCGGCGCTGGCGGCCGGCCACTACCTGTGCGCGGGCGACCGGGACCTGGGCCGCCCCGCGGACCTGGACCGGGCGGTCCTGAGCTACAACCACTCCCGTTCCTACCTGAGCCTGGTCAGGTACTGGCTGGCGTTCTACCGCCACGGGGTCCACGCAGTGCCCGACGGCAAGGGCGTCGTGCCCCGCAGCCCCGGCGCGGGCGGAGGCACCCCGGCGACGAAACCGGTCGACGGCGGAAGCGGCGGCGGGGGCGTCGTCATAGGGCCGCAGCCCAGCCCTCCGGGCGGTACGGGACCGTCCCCGCGCCCGTCCCCGTCCTCGCCCGCCTCTCCGGACCCTTCGGTGCCCACGTCGCCGACTCCGGGTCCCAGCACCTCGCCCTCGGACACTCCGACGGAGCCCCCGACGAGTCAGGAGCCCACGGATCCTCCCGGCGAGTCCCCCACCGGGACCCCCGGACCCTCGCCGGACCCGACCACCCCGGACCCCTGCTCCCCGGAGTCTGCCCCACCCGACCCCAGCCCCGCTCCCCAGGATCCCGACGCGCCCTGCCCGACCCCGACGGCAACCTCGTCCGGGCGGTGA
- a CDS encoding nuclear transport factor 2 family protein, translated as MERPVRRLAASRFRTLHAAALALALVAGGFAAWAGQDWYRAAHDDRAAYAVQRDEALAAGEQAVQNLNTLDHRDVNQGLDLWEASTTGELHEQLSKGRTGFADQVREARTVSTARVLSGAVTELDDRAGRARVLVALRVTVEASDGTRTDKDSRMLGELTRTDGRWKLSALGQAPVGGTPAG; from the coding sequence ATGGAACGACCGGTCCGCCGCCTCGCCGCGAGCCGCTTCCGCACGCTGCACGCCGCCGCGCTCGCCCTCGCCCTCGTCGCCGGCGGTTTCGCCGCGTGGGCGGGCCAGGACTGGTACCGGGCGGCCCACGACGACCGGGCCGCCTACGCCGTGCAGCGGGACGAGGCGCTCGCCGCGGGGGAGCAGGCCGTGCAGAACCTCAACACGCTCGACCACCGGGACGTGAACCAGGGACTCGACCTCTGGGAGGCGTCGACGACCGGGGAACTGCACGAGCAACTCAGCAAGGGCCGGACCGGCTTCGCCGACCAGGTGAGGGAGGCGAGGACGGTCAGCACGGCCCGGGTGCTGTCCGGCGCCGTCACCGAACTCGACGACCGCGCCGGCCGTGCCCGGGTGCTGGTCGCCCTGCGCGTCACCGTCGAGGCGTCCGACGGGACCCGGACCGACAAGGACAGCCGCATGCTCGGCGAACTCACCCGCACCGACGGCCGGTGGAAGCTGAGCGCCCTCGGCCAGGCACCCGTGGGCGGCACACCGGCCGGCTGA
- a CDS encoding nuclear transport factor 2 family protein: protein MTRTWLPRRAGARERGTGRNPDGEDLTADHDVPGDASAEDGSGDGLDDRPENSASRGGRSRGPRLRRAVAAGVAATLVLGGCGFLHAAHQLRSAESARNRALTDTEATTRVAGDVGNALARVFSYTPDGTAAAERSARTALDGRAARQYATLFDRVRQDLTAQRVTLSTRAVRTGVVELDGDRARLLVFLDQTSRRGEDAATTAAAQLTVTARLEDDRWRIVDIKAR, encoded by the coding sequence ATGACACGGACGTGGCTGCCCCGCCGGGCCGGCGCGCGCGAGCGCGGTACGGGACGGAACCCCGACGGGGAGGACCTCACGGCCGACCACGACGTGCCGGGGGACGCCTCCGCCGAGGACGGGTCCGGTGACGGCCTCGACGACCGCCCGGAGAACTCCGCCTCCCGCGGCGGCCGTTCGCGGGGCCCGCGGCTGCGGCGGGCCGTCGCGGCGGGGGTCGCGGCGACCCTGGTCCTCGGCGGCTGCGGCTTCCTCCACGCGGCCCATCAACTGAGGTCGGCCGAGTCCGCCCGTAACCGGGCGCTCACCGACACCGAGGCCACCACCCGGGTCGCCGGGGACGTCGGCAACGCCCTCGCCCGGGTCTTCTCCTACACGCCCGACGGGACCGCCGCCGCCGAGCGATCCGCGCGCACCGCCCTCGACGGGCGGGCCGCCCGCCAGTACGCGACCCTCTTCGACCGCGTCCGCCAGGACCTCACCGCGCAACGCGTCACCCTGAGCACCCGCGCCGTCCGCACCGGCGTGGTGGAACTCGACGGCGACCGGGCCCGCCTGCTGGTCTTCCTCGACCAGACCTCCCGCCGGGGCGAGGACGCGGCCACCACCGCGGCGGCCCAGCTCACGGTCACGGCACGGCTCGAGGACGACCGGTGGCGGATCGTCGACATCAAGGCCCGCTGA
- a CDS encoding MCE family protein, producing the protein MITLAVRLKNLAFLLVAVLALSYLGIRYADLGRHVGVADHYTVDVRLPRTGGLFTHADVTYRGVSVGRVGPIGLTDDGVVAELRIKKSAPRIPADTKAVVAGLSAVGEQYVDLRPESDGSPYLTDGTRIEQADTQVPAPVTDVLASVDDLVRSVPQDDLRTVVDELGKAFEGHGDDLQVLLDSGSDFVRAADRALPSTTLLIHDGETVLRTQAQEGEAIRGFATGAEELARALKGSDADLRRLLAVTPEAATQVSGVLRDLDPSLGVVLANLLTTAEVAVTRQRGIEELLVTYPAVVSAGSTAVDGGKLNLGMAVTFFDPLPCTAGYGATRYRNGLDLGTAPPLNTGAACASAPSTGKNVRGAANAPKGGAVPEPARPGSLPSGSGAARSGTAAPPGALALPGQGGEAPRDLTGVLLPATGGTR; encoded by the coding sequence GTGATCACCCTCGCCGTACGGCTGAAGAACCTCGCCTTCCTCCTGGTCGCCGTCCTCGCCCTCTCCTACCTCGGCATCCGCTACGCCGACCTCGGCCGGCACGTCGGCGTCGCCGACCACTACACGGTCGACGTGCGACTGCCGCGCACCGGCGGCCTGTTCACCCACGCGGACGTCACCTACCGAGGGGTCTCGGTGGGCCGTGTCGGGCCGATCGGGCTGACCGACGACGGCGTCGTCGCCGAGCTGCGGATCAAGAAGTCCGCCCCCCGCATCCCCGCCGACACCAAGGCCGTGGTCGCCGGGCTCTCCGCCGTCGGCGAGCAGTACGTCGACCTGCGGCCGGAGAGCGACGGCTCCCCCTACCTCACGGACGGCACCCGCATCGAGCAGGCCGACACCCAGGTGCCCGCCCCCGTCACCGACGTCCTCGCCAGCGTGGACGACCTGGTGCGGTCGGTTCCGCAGGACGATCTGCGCACGGTCGTCGACGAGTTGGGCAAGGCCTTCGAAGGGCACGGCGACGACCTCCAGGTGCTGCTCGACAGCGGCAGCGACTTCGTCCGGGCCGCCGACCGGGCCCTGCCGTCCACCACCCTGCTCATCCACGACGGCGAGACCGTCCTGCGTACCCAGGCCCAGGAGGGCGAGGCGATCCGCGGCTTCGCCACCGGGGCGGAGGAACTGGCCCGGGCCCTCAAGGGGTCCGACGCCGACCTGCGCCGCCTCCTCGCCGTCACCCCCGAGGCCGCCACCCAGGTCAGCGGCGTGCTGCGGGACCTCGACCCGAGCCTCGGCGTCGTGCTCGCCAACCTCCTCACCACCGCCGAGGTCGCCGTCACCCGGCAGCGGGGCATCGAGGAACTGCTCGTGACGTACCCGGCGGTCGTCTCCGCCGGCTCCACCGCCGTCGACGGAGGGAAGCTGAACCTCGGCATGGCCGTCACCTTCTTCGACCCCCTGCCCTGCACGGCCGGATACGGCGCCACGCGCTACCGCAACGGCCTGGACCTCGGCACCGCCCCGCCCCTGAACACCGGTGCGGCCTGCGCATCGGCGCCGTCGACGGGCAAGAACGTGCGCGGCGCGGCCAACGCCCCGAAGGGCGGCGCGGTGCCCGAACCGGCCCGCCCCGGCTCCCTGCCCTCCGGCAGCGGCGCGGCCCGCAGCGGCACCGCGGCGCCTCCCGGCGCGCTCGCCCTGCCCGGGCAGGGCGGCGAGGCACCGCGCGACCTGACGGGCGTTCTCCTTCCGGCCACCGGAGGCACCCGATGA